The Erigeron canadensis isolate Cc75 chromosome 1, C_canadensis_v1, whole genome shotgun sequence genome segment ACCAAGATGCTAACTACCAATTAAAATGCTTACTTGTTAAGATCTAGACATCTATAATGCTTCTACAAAGCATTGATTATTTCACCAATGAATACacttgttattgttatttctaCGAGATTTACATATGAATGTTTAAGGTTACTATCATTTGGATATTTGGCTACTAGAAATATCCACAACGGTATCATTGAATATCACATGGGTTTATTTGTCAAGTCATGCACAAGAATCGGACTTCTAGTTGATTCCATTAATCTTTCTCACCTGTTCTTCTTTCATAGTTGGTTGATTCCGTTAGCCTTTTCTTCATTCTTTCACCAAATGTATAGTATCTTAATGTAAGTTCCTGTTTGAACCTAAATTTATTGGCTCAGTGACAAACAAGATTACGGGCCACAACCACCGCAACTCCTGAGAATTCAGTGCGAACCTAACAAGTTCTTGACGAACCTAAGGTGGCGTGGAATGATTGTGAATTGATTGAATATGATTGATTGACTTAAATATGAATTGAATGTGTCGTTTGATAGACAATCAATTGAGTTTTTATAGAAGTATATTTGGAAGAGTGACAAACACTTTCTGGGATTCTTAATGTTGTCCGTTTCTTTTTTGTGTAAAGACTGTAGCTTGACATTTTTTGAACTATGTAATTCAGCCCACTAAAAGTTCACGCCTTTAATTTGACATGCCCATTTAGTCATACATGATCCATGTTAAGAGTTACTCGAGCAAGCaagacattttgccaaagatcATAGCTCGAGAATCCTGTACTAGTATGGCCCAACTCTGGCTCATGTGATATTAAATAGCTTTTAAATTGATATATGGCAGCCATGATATTCCATACCATTTTACTCGAGCAATGATACTTCCTCCTACTCGAGCAAGATGTCATTGTTGAGGTATCGGTAACTCGAGAGCCAgactaattaataaatattcatAACTCGAGcatcataatatatatctagTTCTAACATCATGGATTTAAAAGAGTTATATTAGCCCAGCCCATGAATGGCCCATTAGGTTAATTATGATCTAGCCTTCTTACCTATTTCGATAGACTCAAGCAAAAGCATCTCGGGTATCCCCTTTACTCGAGCAACATCTTTCCATGTTACCCTTGTATATTTGTAAGTCGAAAATGCATATATAGATCGGTACCCGTGCTTGAGCATTAGTGATAGGTATTTGTGATTGTCATATCTCAAGCCATTTGCTATATCTCGAGCTAGTTGTCAGCCTTTCCTCACTTGTCATATCTCGAGcttcttctttctttgataCATCTCGAGCCTTCTTTCTTTGATACATCTCGAGCCTTTCCTATTTCTTGTAAGTCAAATCCCCTAATTTATAACTACATATACATGTTtacctaaatatatatttaggtaTCTCGAGCATTTAGGGATCTTGTCATATTTCATGCCTTTGTAACTCGAGCATCTCGAATGTCATATCTCATACCTGCCTTTCCATTTCGTCGAGCCTTTTATTTTGAGATTTAACATGTGTATAACTCGAGCAAGCCTTTCATGGATGTCATATCTCTTGCCGGCTTTGTAACTCGCAACCCTGTAGTAGTGCACACAAACATAATATATGCCGGCTTTGTGTGCACTACTTAGGGCTGTCAGTAttagttaatttgatgcattaaaatttgtactttggcttgcgaaaattcagggggcggttattgatatataaagtactactctttatgcatgtaataagctgttaatgacaacccttagggctgtcattatcattttccattttataattatgcggtttttataataatcattaatttgtgctataaaattgaaaaaacaaataagtgTTGGCTGGTCAATCCAACCCAATTAACTCCAACAGCCAGTCTAGTATAGCATGCTTGTTTATATCAAATAGTATAGCATGCTTGTTTATATCAAAATGTATCACTTGACACAACTGAATATATTTTGTTCATTCATACTTGTTTGTACCTTTTTATCTATCAAGATCAATAAAATcctaagaaaaataattatgtatCGGAAACCAGAAGTGCATCCCAAATTATATCCATATCCAAAGACGGGATTCTACTGAGCTGAACCCCTTCCCCTGCATTTGGTGGCACCGCTACGTCCACCTCCAACCCACCTTCTATCGTAGGCATTTCAGATAATCCTAACTCTGGCGATTGTGGTGCTATGTCATTAGCCTTTGTTTTGGCCACCACACCTTTAGAGACAGCTTGCAACTTTGCTTCTAGTAAAGCTACAATGCTCCCGTTTCTCGAGCTAGCTTTCAGTTGGTTCTTTAGATTAGGAAAGTTTAAGTGTGCACAATCACCTCTTAGCATATATGCAGCTGTATCATATGCAATGGCAGCTTCTTCTGCTGTAACATATGTCCCAAGCCACACCCGTGTCCTGTTTCGTGGTAACCTGATCTCGGCTACCCATTTTCCCCAATGCCTTTGTCTTACTCCTCTAAATATCCTCCTTGGTGAGCAAATTTGGTTCCTTTCGAATGTTGTGTTAATAACCCCTCTACTCCTAGTGTATTTCATAGTCTGAGCACTAGTAGTGCACCGCCAGGAATGATCACTAGCGTCGTTTGTTGAGTTTTGATTGATCTTGAGCCAATTTACCACTGGTGGCAAATTGGCTACGAGTTTGGGTTCGTTCAACCACATGCTCAAGTTTGGAGACAACATTGAGGTGTTGGTGAACGAACCCATATATGGTTCAGAATTTTGTGGGAAGGATTCAATAAAGTTTAGTGGAATGCCAGAGCCACCATTGTTTGGTGTCATAATATATGATTTTGGACAAGTATCACCAGTGTTGCGACCGCTAGTCTCGTGGCTTGTGAGCCCGATTACAGGGTTTGAGACGTCACAAACAGAAAAGGTTTGTGAAGCTTCTGTAGTTTGACGTAAATAAGAACAAATATTTGGAAGAAGCTCGTGATTCTCCATGAGAATTTAAAAGAGACAAGAGGTTGAAATGGTGCAAAAAGGTGAGGACTTTAAGGTTTATATACAGGTTCAATTACCTAAAGACGACAAACCAACTACTATTAGCTAAAAGTGTTCGAATACCGATTAAATAAATACGTATTACCTAAAAACACTTGGAGGTATTAGTTGGTCCTACGTCAAAATGCCTATATGTTTAAAGAGCTcgtattaatttttattttatttattaatctacTATAGAGTGAAACTATAGTATATATAACACATAGTACAACTATACGTTACATAATAATGATAGATTCATTAAAAGTTATGATATAATTATTCATTTGTATATGTTTATCCcgataataaatttattttattctaCTCCTTTTGTCTAAATTCATCAAATGCAATTAAATTTTTACAGGGAAACTACTCTCGATAACTTTTTGATTGATGAGCCATCAAATCCAAATAATCTAAGTACCATTCAGTATCAAACGTTCTAAGTACCATTCAATATCAAGTACGTTAAAAAATAACTCGGTagattatatattaaacaaCGACAATACTCAATCTCATCAGGCGAGTGAGACGTATTAGAAAGACTGCTTCAGATAGAGATAGACATGTGacaattaattatatatcttttccATCTAAATTGACGAATAGATAATCTTTAGAATTTTAGAGACATAAAGCttcttcaaaataaaattaaagacatAAAccaacatattattattattattattattattattattattattgaaattgAATCTATCACTATTTTTGTAGTCAacttaaatgaatttttctATAAAGTCAATTTTAAAACATCGCAAGTGtaatccttttatttttattcatatttcCATTCTTTGATCTTGCCAAGTATCATAATCCAATAATTAAACCGATTATCAGACTAATTTTTTACAAGAATATATCATTTTCGTTAAATAAACACAACTCCACGCAAGCATTTTGTGCTCcctgacttttttatttttaaccagcATTTTGTGTGGTCACTACTGTTACTTTGGTTTTTTGTAAACCAATACAACCTCGACACGTTATCCCTACAGACCACACTAAGCTTATGTATTCACACAATGTATTGTCTTTTtcgttttttaatatttgagtccatgttatttatatatattaattggcTTAAACTCTTAAAGACGAATGTGACTTTGAAAAGAAGCAATCAATTGGCTCTATATGTTGTAGcacattattaattattgtGTTATAAACTTGAGATTAAGGTTGGCTTTCGTTTTCACAGGGTTAGCATTTTATATACCTTTGGTGAGAGTGACATGAAGAACTAGTGCATATTAAACTCAAGGGCGGTATATTTGActtagaagaaatttttttaaaatttagtatattaaaggcaataattttatatatcaaatcatGAAATTTTGAAACTCAATTCTTATATTAACGATATGGGTACCTGCGCAATACGGCGCGCGATAGTGGCGGCAACGGTTGGTGCCAGtgacggtggtggtaacgatgtggttattaatttaaaagtaattgatttaattaataGTATAGTTATGGTTTAAgagatgtatattttgtaaataacttttttaaaaatattatagagatattaggtgaaaatatttaaattaattattaaaagagatatatagtttggataaatataggTGTAAAATATTATTGGGATATATTCGgtaaatttagtgtgtgagttaaaatgtgtgaaaaattaaacatatttttggtattttaaaaataaagaattgaaAATAGGAGAATATAGCTTGTTTAtcaatatagtatagatagctAGTGTTATATCAATAGTATATTACGAGTAGTATTTATTGAGATTAATTAACAGTATCAATGAAAGTTTAGTAAGTAAAACATCTAGTAATACCAGCGCGAACTGCTCCAATAATAgaacaatattaaataaaaatacgaGTGCAGAAAGTGTAAAACTTGATGtttgttaatatttaaaaatgtgaatttATATTCTTacaattaaaagtgtgaattacaatataaaataaaaatacaagtgCAGAAAGTGTAAAACTTGatgtttttttaacatttaaaaatgtgaattaCTCATACTTTATTGGTTCAAAAAGATTTTTCGTACTTTTCATGTTAGGATTTTGTATTAAGCATTTCATTGCTATGTAAAACTTTTTCGAAATAATGTATATTAAAATTCACTTATATGTAATCTAACACTTGTCGTCGGTCCGATTCTATCTAATTAAATCCAGTTGGCCAGCAAGATCTTAATATAAGATCTAAACAATTTTACATTGATATGTATAAATTGATTAAGGAGGGTAATATGAGAAtaaaaaaagtgtttaaaacTTAATTCTAATATTCTTTATAAGAGtttattgatattgattatTGATACTTCAACATTAAACTCTAAATTCAAACATTTAActgtttatttatttcatatattttttttgttcttgttattCAAatgatatcttttatttttgttcttaggattattgttattaatatattattgtatCATTAGGTGTCATTATCTTTAAGCTTATTGGCTAACTGGCTTTTGAGACGTGCTTGGGGCATTTTTTGGTTTAATTGTCAATTTTGGAGAGGTTGTTGACATCCACAAATGCCTCTactaataacatatatttttaaatttgtaattcttatttttatctatggtagaagataaagaaattaaacacatgttttttttcttattaatcacTAAGTTTTTCAAATAATAGTCGTGGAAAAGCCAATaatttatacttctatatctatactatataataaaagaaatagccctccatgttgaaagttatatgaaaaaatgtCTAAACTACCTTCCTCATGAAAAACAACCCTAAATCTAAAACATGACATCCATCGAAACTCTCTTTTTCACACACACCGACTCCCTTACACGATTTTACATATACCGTTCACACACAAGTTTATACCATGATATCCGTTGCAACGCACGGATAACATGCTAATACATTGTAATATgcatattttacatataaaaagctCACTCACTATatttaatgacaaaattatgaaattttatTCACGCCAAACATAAACCATAGAATTGTTATTAACAAAATTCTAATTTAAGTCTTTAAAAGTGTATAAATAAGTCAGACATTAGTTTTTGTAGTTAGTAAAACTATTCAAGTTAGTTTTTGTATTGAACTAGGTTTGTTTCGTTCATTGTTAGTTTAGTTATGACTTTTAACATTCTTATCAACGAATGAAAGAAACGAAAGATGATGATGAGTATTTTTTGAAAGGTCTTGTGATAACTTTTCCAATGATAtttcgaatatttgacataaatttgggTTCAAAACTTTGTCGTATAAAAATTGTACCTCGTGacaacgcgcgggtacaatAACtagtatatattgttttgtaataTTACTATTtgtgtttttcctttttaatccAAACCCAATGGTGATATCAAATGGGAATGGTATTCGTACTATTATGTTTAAAGGATGTAACATAATATACAAGATTTATAATTGATTGTACAAATCAATATTACATCATTTTGGTACATATATCTATCAACAAGGAGCCATGGTTAGAGTACGGTTCGCCTTTGTTTATTAGATCACGATAGTATGTTTCAATGGGATATGCATCATGTGGGTCGAATGTATGAAAACATTTCTTTATAATTGTTAAATTTCAATATAGTTCATATAGATACACTATGAAAAAAAAGGTTATAGAGATAGTGTTTTCAATATAATCGTTTAACTACATCAAAATACCAAAAGGAATGGTCAAATAGTACGAATAGCAACATACATACAATGTTCCATTTCAATGTGATTAGACCATTTGATATTATTTGAATTGTAGATATACAATATTCTTGTGACACAGTGTACTGATTGTTTTTGCTATAATTAAATAGTTATAGCTAAAAAATAACAGTTTTGTAAACAATGAAATAACATTTGTATATCTACATGTATGTATCTTGATCTATAAATTCACTAAATCCATGTTGCCTAGCTAACAATTACATGGGGACAAAATTTATAAACCTATTAACATTTTGATATTAGGGATGacagagaaagaaagaaattatatgtgtcaatatttttttatttttattttttatgtgtgtcaatacttttacatataaaattGTAGATGGATAACAAATACAACATGGTTTTCAGCTAACACGACTTAATTGAGAACTAAGTTATACCTACCCGTCATTATCATCATGATGTCCACTAAAACGTGACTTAAAAATACCATGAAGGTGCGCTTTTTGGGTTATTTAAACACATCCATTAtcctctatttattttattaaattgaatatatatatattttttaaaggcGAATTGAATATATTGATCTGTTAAATTTTGTGGTCCAAAACCACGAGGATTAGGTACGCAAAAGGAAAGTGTTTTCATAAAATATAGAAGCCAACGACGAGTGCACTATTGCCACGTGTCAATGCTTTAACGGCCAGCCCATAGCTTTAGACCATCCGTAACGGGCACCTTTGTTCCATCCTGAATGTCGGGAGTGTTTGGTAGGGAGGAATCATAGATaatgaaaatagtgagaaagataatgagtatttgaaaagataatgaattttgttgtttggtacccatagagaatggatatataaaaaaaataaaattttaaataataatacatttattacatataacatctttaaaaaaaaaaaattgcatccTCACCCATTCTCTAcgatttgtagagaatggagagaatggaATCGGttctcctttctcattccctttctccaTTGCAAACAAACAAGAGAAGTCTTTCTTATTTCCTTTAtcccctttccattccatcataccaaacgcTCCGGTTGCACCCATAAGTTGAATCATGTTGACTACTCGACCGTAActttttttactattactattattgaAAAGACACTAATACATATCTCAACTTCCCTTATATGTCGTTATAATATTGAGacttataacttataaaaaaaaggtgATATCGATTGTTACTTACATAGTTACTATTGAAAAGCCACTAACtcctaaaataaaaatttcgTTAAATAATACCTGTGTTGTAGTgtattgttaatacttaataacATTGTTTACCTTAGGATGAGTCAGGAAACTAGGAGAGGTTTCTCCTGAAAGGCTGAAACCCAAGATTTTGACTTCAAATTATGACAatagatttttcttttcattagttatttttttttaaagacaatCTATTATAACTCCTATTGTTAAATTAACTCGAAAGCCTAGCATCAAatctaaaaattttataaaaatacttGAAAATTCCTCGTAAGAATTGAAACCTGGTGGAAACCCCAAAATAGAAATACCTTACTAAAGGCCACCAAATCCTATTGCCTATCGAGAGGTTTAATTATGTGGGTCATGCAGAGAAGcagagttttatcccaattaaatgtcatgTTTTCGGGCGATTTAGTTTGGAGTTTCTCCtactactaggtattgaggatGAGAAGACTCTCTAGCGCgaacccgattaagacaacctAAGCTATATCCCcagttgcgagcaaatgatccacaccttttaaaaaaaattatgtgggTTGTGCGtatgaaaatatattatcaatatacGAGAAAAATCGTTATAGAGATGAATCACATGTTCTTCTAATCTGCTTAACTCCATCAAATTATCAATAGGATTGGTCAAATGGTTCAAATAGCTCAAATAGCATGCCAAAATGGCATGGGATGGTGTTACCACATGTAACAACTTGGCATTGACTATACTTACCCCAGTAGTTACCCCATTAatgcatgtcacacccaaaacctgAAAACCCCATGCCAATTCATGCCAAAAACACCGATCTATCCGTATTTTTATGTTGAAATCACAACTCAATCACATTTCGCTAATGgcgtttttctttttcatcacaAAAGTGAACTAATAATAGCGGTCATTCCGGTCAAGTTTAGCCTTTATATTATTAGTAAATAAGCTTAAATTTAGAaacttatcatttttatttcatGATAGGTTCATGGGAAAATGGAAATGACACTTGTCATAGGATCCTTTTTATTAGATCTCCAActttgattataccttaatgaGAAATAACTAATATGGTCatcgacatttttttttttttaaattttttgttcttttgtaaAGTTAATTTCGATTCAAACGTGCTacagacaattttaaccaacaaatcgttAGACTTCCAGCCctctcctcatggaaaataacTTGGGATGggaaacccaagactcgaacccgagaccttggggAAAACTCACCTCCGAGACCCACATAGTAGATTTAATAgtagatttagaagatacccttGGCTAACCCATCTAAATGGAAATAACTAATATGGTCATCGACATTGCTAACATTTTCGTAGTTAAAATTCCTATTGAATATTAAGTTTGAATACTTAACGAAATTATACTTATCGATTGTTTCTTTGGTTAATTATTTTACTCTATTCGGCTATTGAGCTTAGCTTCCCCTGCATATAGTAACCCGCCGCATTGGCCCACATTTAATTGTGTAAAAATGAGGTGTAGAACGAGATAAGGAGAAACAATGACTTCACAAATTTTTCTATACTCCATTAGTTTAGGATAATCATCCCTTTACTAAACTATAGAAACTTAACTAATTAGTACAATTGTACATAGGGTTATACATATGGTAGTATCTTCAgtagattaaaaaaaaggatGGTATTATAGTATACTTTGTGACATATTAGAGTTAATTATATTAAGTGCTCATCTGGTTGTCATAATTAGAGATTTTGCCTCTATTTATGGTGCGTTGTATATAGATGTTTTCTGAGTAGATATGAACTGGGTTtctttacaaacatttttttatggtgtttgtttATATAGTTGTTATTGTGATATTGAAGTTATTGtcgtcattttttttttcaacgacattaatttataatatatatatatatatatatatatataaaagagattgCTATTAAGAGACTAGCCGATATAAGAGAGTACACGCTTCGAGCTAAAAACTGAAAATATAAAATCTAACATGGctataagaaaaacaaacacGTAAAATAACCACcactactaaaaataaaaaggaaatccCAATGAAACGCGAACAAAACTATCTCCCACATACTAACCCGAACACCCGTTGTCCTCATCTACTATTAGGATAAAATATATGGGTGATTTAGAATTgggttatgtttatatatataatttttcaaggcaatttgaatttttattcgaatgattttaagtgtttttaaagGATATACTATTTGAAAGATGAATGGATGGATTAATAAGTGAATTTGGTTGTTGTCTTGTTGAATATGAAAACGAAAAGGAAGACGAAGAAGAAGTGCGTGTTTTAGAGCCAAATTTCTTATGTGCAATTGTGCATACACGAT includes the following:
- the LOC122596472 gene encoding ethylene-responsive transcription factor ERF062-like, with translation MENHELLPNICSYLRQTTEASQTFSVCDVSNPVIGLTSHETSGRNTGDTCPKSYIMTPNNGGSGIPLNFIESFPQNSEPYMGSFTNTSMLSPNLSMWLNEPKLVANLPPVVNWLKINQNSTNDASDHSWRCTTSAQTMKYTRSRGVINTTFERNQICSPRRIFRGVRQRHWGKWVAEIRLPRNRTRVWLGTYVTAEEAAIAYDTAAYMLRGDCAHLNFPNLKNQLKASSRNGSIVALLEAKLQAVSKGVVAKTKANDIAPQSPELGLSEMPTIEGGLEVDVAVPPNAGEGVQLSRIPSLDMDIIWDALLVSDT